From the Halorhabdus utahensis DSM 12940 genome, one window contains:
- a CDS encoding nitrous oxide reductase accessory protein NosL, whose amino-acid sequence MVDSEQHGVGGSWDSASGGRVGDVDSHCDGGGVRHGCTRRRVLSAAATSGVLSMAGCLSGPTPDPVTLGSDDVCDVCGMIIPQHPGPTTEVFYRNNDPSGHDNPARFDSTWEAFQYDFERRDRGWTRAAFYVTDYSSVDYEIRTDAGTTFISTHPEAAAFADASAVTFVVGSSVEGAMGRDLIAFSSDDDATAFADEYGGSTAQFADVTRSMIGSLAQT is encoded by the coding sequence ATGGTCGATAGCGAACAGCACGGAGTCGGCGGTTCCTGGGACTCTGCGTCGGGTGGCCGCGTTGGGGATGTCGACTCTCACTGTGACGGCGGCGGTGTTCGGCACGGATGTACCCGACGGCGAGTCCTGTCGGCGGCTGCAACGAGCGGCGTCCTCAGCATGGCGGGCTGTCTCTCCGGTCCCACCCCAGATCCTGTCACCCTGGGGTCCGACGACGTCTGTGACGTGTGTGGCATGATCATCCCACAACATCCCGGACCAACTACCGAGGTGTTCTACCGAAACAACGACCCCTCCGGCCACGACAACCCGGCGCGCTTCGACAGCACCTGGGAGGCATTCCAGTACGATTTCGAGCGCCGCGATCGTGGCTGGACGCGCGCGGCGTTCTACGTGACCGACTATTCGAGCGTCGACTACGAGATCCGCACCGATGCCGGCACGACGTTCATCTCGACCCACCCCGAAGCCGCGGCGTTCGCCGACGCGTCTGCCGTTACGTTCGTCGTTGGGTCGTCCGTCGAGGGCGCGATGGGGCGGGATCTCATTGCGTTCTCCAGCGACGACGACGCAACGGCCTTTGCCGACGAGTACGGCGGCTCGACGGCACAGTTTGCAGACGTCACCAGGTCCATGATCGGTAGCCTGGCCCAGACCTAA
- a CDS encoding NosD domain-containing protein: MRVTLVLAGLAVVLAGASLAFAADPGASASAEPVPFSDTLTTGLAGVDVQQAYAAGHEIPRVEVFYSHYQYVVGYYGVASAVTAVDREETTRQFGRPIGIYVSDYSGAGPRLTDEGYLTVTSDPAVGWTRASEASFVVGSGARTPGSPAVVPFSDAADASDFAERYGGAVREWGALEPREDEPRASWLREAASDRKAWADRTVQDRRPLLDRPVSITVGGDVPTLAAAIEAAPPNTTVRLPPGTYDGNVTIGKPLTVQGAGERTHVVGDNGTVLRVTAPRVGLADLSISGVGKSNTGTPANASETADDWDESIRTTYGYGDAGVVFDGANRSLVSRVTIQTPASGAIVRDSDGVVVENLSIDGTADWQDGFMGVLAMDSRIVVQHSTFTGGRDAVYTHHADGLVVRDNRMTGMRFAVHEMYTSETLVANNTARDTDIGIVVMTRPRSNVIIENRVSASDVGISVGGSSSLAANNTLVANRYGMDLGAQRSTFAHNVLVGNEVGLRTGTIVPTNRVTDNDLVDNDRYVDTGRGPVRVWTGNHWGTLPGRDTDADGRIDRAFRPTGPVDSVVGRSDGAATLATSPAVTMLRQFQAAVPGLRSANVIDDEPRTDPVHPDRVAAAQNATAAGAGVSP, translated from the coding sequence ATGCGAGTCACGCTCGTTCTGGCCGGTCTCGCTGTCGTGCTCGCGGGGGCCAGCCTGGCGTTCGCCGCTGATCCGGGCGCGAGCGCGAGTGCAGAGCCGGTTCCGTTCTCCGATACCCTCACGACCGGGCTTGCGGGTGTCGATGTCCAGCAAGCCTACGCCGCCGGCCACGAGATCCCCCGCGTCGAAGTGTTCTACTCGCACTATCAGTACGTCGTGGGCTACTATGGGGTAGCGTCTGCGGTCACGGCAGTCGATCGCGAGGAGACGACCCGGCAGTTCGGTCGCCCCATCGGGATATACGTGAGCGACTACTCCGGTGCCGGCCCTCGGCTCACTGACGAGGGTTATCTCACCGTCACGTCCGATCCCGCAGTCGGGTGGACGCGAGCCAGCGAGGCTTCGTTCGTCGTCGGAAGCGGCGCACGGACCCCTGGCAGTCCGGCGGTTGTCCCGTTCAGTGACGCGGCTGACGCGAGCGACTTCGCCGAGCGCTACGGAGGAGCCGTCCGCGAGTGGGGGGCGCTCGAGCCCCGCGAAGACGAACCGAGGGCATCGTGGCTACGTGAGGCGGCGAGCGATCGCAAAGCGTGGGCCGACCGGACCGTGCAGGATCGTCGACCCCTCCTGGATCGGCCGGTCTCGATCACGGTGGGTGGCGACGTTCCGACGCTCGCCGCGGCGATCGAGGCCGCACCGCCGAACACCACCGTTCGACTCCCGCCCGGAACCTACGACGGAAACGTCACCATCGGGAAGCCGCTCACGGTCCAGGGAGCAGGCGAACGGACGCACGTCGTCGGTGATAACGGAACCGTGCTTCGAGTGACCGCGCCGCGGGTCGGTCTCGCCGATCTGTCGATCAGTGGCGTGGGTAAGTCGAACACGGGCACGCCGGCCAACGCCTCCGAAACAGCCGACGACTGGGACGAGAGCATCCGGACAACCTACGGGTATGGCGATGCCGGGGTCGTCTTCGACGGGGCGAACCGATCGCTGGTGTCCCGGGTCACCATTCAGACACCAGCGAGCGGCGCGATCGTCCGAGACAGCGATGGCGTCGTCGTCGAGAACCTCTCGATCGACGGTACCGCCGACTGGCAGGACGGATTCATGGGCGTCCTTGCGATGGACTCCCGGATCGTGGTTCAGCACAGCACGTTCACCGGCGGCCGGGACGCGGTCTACACCCACCACGCCGATGGACTCGTGGTGCGGGATAACCGAATGACTGGCATGCGATTTGCGGTCCACGAGATGTACACATCCGAGACACTGGTGGCGAACAACACCGCCCGCGATACCGATATCGGGATCGTCGTCATGACGCGGCCGCGATCGAACGTGATCATCGAAAACCGGGTTTCCGCGAGCGACGTCGGGATCTCAGTCGGCGGGAGTAGCTCACTCGCGGCCAACAACACGCTCGTCGCCAACCGCTACGGGATGGACCTCGGTGCCCAGCGATCGACCTTCGCGCACAACGTCCTGGTCGGCAACGAGGTCGGACTGCGAACGGGCACGATCGTTCCGACAAACCGCGTGACGGACAACGACCTCGTGGACAACGACCGCTACGTCGACACCGGACGTGGGCCGGTCCGGGTGTGGACGGGCAATCACTGGGGCACCCTCCCGGGCCGCGATACCGATGCCGACGGTCGGATCGATCGCGCGTTCCGCCCGACTGGACCGGTCGATAGCGTCGTCGGGCGCTCCGACGGGGCCGCAACGCTCGCGACGTCGCCCGCCGTCACCATGTTACGGCAGTTCCAGGCGGCGGTTCCGGGATTGCGATCCGCGAACGTGATCGACGACGAGCCGCGGACCGATCCGGTCCATCCCGACCGGGTCGCGGCGGCACAGAATGCTACCGCCGCTGGTGCGGGGGTTTCGCCATGA
- a CDS encoding ABC transporter ATP-binding protein, which translates to MTGDDSRNGKEVADAQTADDEAASGDSVLTLEAVRQSFGDVSVLEGVSLDVRAESVTCLLGPNGSGKSTLLSIAAGLRTPDEGTVTGEIDAARDVGYLPQRPAFRPHFTVAETIGFYGSLVPTPIDEAATLERVGLAAVADRRVEHLSGGMVRLLGLAQATVGSPPVVVLDEPASGLDPQIRHRIADVIADLAADGAAVLMATHDLDAAERIADQVRILDDGEFVAGGSPSEIQSETAAESLGGAIDALIDREDAIGVRAGTGDRR; encoded by the coding sequence ATGACCGGTGACGATTCCCGCAACGGCAAAGAGGTCGCTGACGCCCAGACAGCCGATGACGAAGCGGCCTCCGGGGACTCCGTTTTAACTCTGGAAGCCGTCCGGCAGTCCTTCGGCGACGTCTCGGTCCTCGAGGGTGTCTCGCTCGATGTCCGGGCCGAGTCGGTGACGTGCTTGCTCGGGCCGAACGGCTCGGGGAAGTCGACGCTGCTCTCGATCGCGGCGGGCCTTCGAACCCCGGACGAGGGGACGGTCACCGGAGAGATCGACGCCGCGCGTGACGTCGGCTATCTGCCCCAGCGCCCGGCGTTTCGGCCCCACTTCACGGTCGCCGAAACGATCGGATTCTACGGATCGCTCGTCCCGACACCGATCGACGAGGCCGCGACCCTGGAGCGGGTGGGACTCGCTGCCGTCGCCGATCGGCGGGTCGAGCATCTTTCGGGCGGGATGGTTCGGCTCCTCGGGCTGGCACAGGCGACCGTCGGTTCGCCGCCGGTCGTCGTGCTCGACGAACCCGCCAGCGGCCTCGATCCCCAGATTCGCCACCGTATTGCGGACGTCATCGCCGATCTTGCAGCCGATGGCGCGGCGGTGCTCATGGCGACCCACGATCTCGACGCGGCCGAGCGCATCGCCGACCAGGTCCGCATTCTTGACGACGGCGAGTTCGTCGCCGGCGGATCGCCGTCGGAAATCCAGTCCGAAACTGCTGCTGAATCGCTCGGGGGCGCAATCGATGCGCTGATCGACCGCGAAGACGCTATCGGCGTCCGGGCCGGGACGGGTGATCGGCGATGA
- a CDS encoding ABC transporter permease — MNESWERTVAVAQRAFDATLRSRALLAVAAGYAFVVLALAWTTRGSGYLSLSLSVLTPLEVLVPVVAFAVGYRSILDDRLRGELAVFRTYPLSARSYVLGVFLGRLATVLMVVLVPLLIAGGSVLAFREESISVLATHATADSPLVYLRLVVLTAVFAPVALAVAIAVSAIARTTRNAIGLAIGGVVILVVGLDLGFVAGLAGGVVPPEALSTLSAVSPLSAFRGLVLEVAIGPVAGDTIAGGVEPLAALLGLVGWTAGALAVAIHWVYRPGPP, encoded by the coding sequence ATGAACGAATCCTGGGAGCGGACGGTCGCCGTGGCTCAGCGCGCCTTCGATGCGACGCTCCGGAGTCGGGCGCTACTCGCTGTCGCCGCGGGCTACGCCTTTGTCGTCCTCGCCCTCGCCTGGACGACCCGGGGTAGTGGCTATCTCTCGCTCTCGCTCTCCGTGCTCACGCCGCTGGAAGTGCTGGTGCCGGTAGTGGCGTTTGCGGTCGGGTACCGGTCGATTCTCGACGATCGCCTGCGGGGCGAACTCGCCGTCTTCCGGACGTATCCGCTGTCCGCGCGGTCGTACGTCCTCGGCGTGTTCCTGGGTCGGCTCGCGACAGTCCTTATGGTCGTTCTCGTCCCTCTGCTGATCGCCGGTGGATCAGTTCTCGCGTTTCGCGAGGAGTCCATTTCGGTTCTGGCGACCCACGCCACCGCCGATTCACCCCTGGTCTACCTGCGGCTGGTCGTTTTGACGGCGGTGTTCGCGCCGGTGGCGCTTGCGGTCGCTATCGCCGTCTCGGCGATCGCACGGACGACCCGGAATGCGATCGGGCTGGCGATCGGGGGCGTCGTGATCCTTGTTGTCGGGCTGGATCTCGGTTTCGTGGCCGGGCTCGCCGGTGGGGTCGTCCCCCCGGAGGCACTCTCGACGCTTTCCGCTGTGAGTCCACTCTCGGCGTTCCGCGGCCTCGTCCTCGAAGTCGCTATCGGGCCAGTAGCCGGCGATACGATCGCGGGTGGCGTGGAGCCGCTGGCCGCCCTGCTTGGACTGGTGGGGTGGACGGCGGGGGCACTCGCCGTCGCGATTCACTGGGTGTATCG